The genomic stretch GCCCGGGTGGCGTACACCCGGCAGCGGCTGGACGCCTGCGACCCGAGCCTGCCGACCGTCCTGGTCAACCACTACCCGTTGGTACGCGAGCCGACCGACATATTGCGTTACCCGGAGTTCGCCCAGTGGTGCGGGACGGAACACACGGCCGACTGGCACGTCCGGTACCGTGCGGCGGCGGTGGTCTACGGACACCTGCACATCCCCCGGACGACCTGGCACGACGAGGTGCCGTTCCAGGAGGTGTCGCTGGGCTACCCGCGCGAGTGGCGACCACGTGGCGGACGACCCGAGGTGCCGCGCCCGGTGGTGTTCGGCGGCGTGCCCGCGACCCGGACACCGGACCCCGGCAGTGGGCGTACCGGCTGAGCCTCAGCCCTCGGTCCACCCGTGCCGGGTGGCGATCCGGATCACCTGATCCCGCAACCGGACGATCTGACCCGCCGTGAGATCCGGGGCGGCCTGGATGAACGCCTCCGTCACCTCGGCACGCAGCGCCGCGACGGAGAGCACGTCACAGGTGGCGTCCTCGTCGTAATCGTCGGAGGCGGTGACCGGGGCGGCACTGACCGGGCGGCGCTCCGCGGCGACGAGCCTGACGTCGTAGCCCTTGAGGCCCCGCTCGCCCTCCTTGATCTGGAACTCCACCCTGGTGCCCGGTGTGATCGCCTGCTTGCCGTCCATCAGGTCGTTCGCGTGGACGAACACGTCCTCGCCGCCCTCCTCCGGGGCGATGAAGCCGTATCCCTTCACCTCGTCGAACCGGACCACGCGCCCTATCGCCACAACACTTCCCCTCCACTGACCTGCCACACGCCGTCGTACTGCCGCACCCCGACCGGCCCCGCGACGTCCCGCCGCCGCTCACGGGCGGTGAGTTCACCCTACGTCCGGTGGCCCGCCCGAACCATCGGCCGAGCCGAGGTCCACACCGTCCACTCAGTGCGCGTCCCAGCGGTCGAGATCGCGCAACCAGGCCCGTGCCGACGCGTCCGACGGCGCCCGCCAGTCGCCGCGCGGGGACAGCGATCCACCGGCGACGACCTTCGGGCCGTTCGGCATGGCCGAGCGCTTGAACTGGGCGAAGCCGAAGAACCGGCGGCAGAAGACCTCCAGCCAGCGGCGGATCTCCGGCAGGTCGTAGGCGACCCGCTTGTGCTCGGGGAAGTGGGGCGGCCAACTGCCTGCCGCCGGGTCGTGCCACGCGTGCCAGGCCAGGAAGGCGATTTTCGACGGCCGGAAGCCGTAGCGCAGCACGTGGAAGAGGGTGAAGTCCTGCAGCGCGTACGGGCCGATGGTGCTCTCGGTGGACTGGAGTTCCGCGCCCGGCACCAGTTCCGGACTGATCTCGGTGTCCAGCACCGCGCGCAGCGTCTCGCCCACCTCCTCGTCGAACTGGCCGCTGCCGATCACCCACCGGATCAGGTGCTGGATGAGCGTCTTCGGCAGGCCCGCGTTGACGTTGTAGTGGCTCATCTGGTCGCCGACGCCGTACGTGCACCAGCCCAGCGCCAGCTCGGACAGGTCGCCGGTGCCGAGCACGATGCCGCCGCGCTGGTTGGCCAGCCGGAACAGATAGTCGGTGCGCAGTCCGGCCTGCACGTTCTCGAACGTCACGTCGTAGACCGGTTCGCCAGCACCGAACGGATGGCCGAGTTCCTGGAGCATCAGCCGCGCGGTGGCGGTGATGTCCAGCTCGGCCGCGGTGATCCCGAGCGAGCGCATCAGCTTGTGCGCGTTGTCCCGGGTGTGCGCGCTGGTCGCGAAGCCCGGCATGGTGAACCCGAGGATGTCGCTGCGCGGGCGGCCGGCCCGGTCCATCGCCCGCGCGGCGACGATCAACGCGTGGGTCGAGTCCAGCCCGCCGGACACCCCGATGACGACCTTCGGGTCGCCGGTCGCCGCCAGCCGCTGGTGCAGGCCGGCGACCTGGATGTGGTACGCCTCGTAGCAGTCCTGTGCCAGCCGTGCCGCGTCGGACGGCACGAACGGGTACCGCTCGACCCGACGCCGCAGCCCCAGGTCCCGGGTCGGCGGGTCCAACCGGAACCGCACCTCGCGGAAGCCGCCGGTGCGCTCCGCGTGCGCCCGCCGGTTGTCGTCGAACGTGCCCATCCGGAGCCGTTCCTGCCGCAACAGGTCGAGGTCGACGTCGGCCACCGCGTGCCGTTCGTCGGCCGGGAACCGGTCGGTCTCGGCGAGCAGCGCGCCGTTCTCGTAGATCATCGTCTGGCCGTCCCAGGACAGGTCCGTGGTGGACTCGCCCAGGCCCGCCGCCGCGTAGACGTACGCGGCCAGGCAACGGGCCGACGCCGACCGGCACAGCAGCCGACGGTCCTCGGCCCGGCCCACCGTGATCGGGCTGCCGGAGAGGTTGAGCAGGACTGTCGCGCCCGCCAACGCCGCCTCGGCGCTCGGCGGCACCGGCACCCACAGGTCCTCGCAGATCTCCGCGTACAACGCCAGGCCGGGCACGTCCTCGGCGGTGAACAGCAGGTCCACCCCGAACGGCGCCTCGACGCCGCCGAGCCGGATCGTGCCGCCCCGCTCGTCGACCCCCGCGCCGATCTGCCGGGCCTCGTAGAACTCGCGGTAGTTCGGGATGTAGGACTTCGGCGCGACGCCCAGTACCCGACCCCGGTGCACCAGTACCGCGCAGTTGTAGATCCGGCCCCGGTGCCGCAGCGGGGCGCCGACGACGAGCACTGGCAGCAGCTCCGCCGACTCCGCCACCAGGTGCGCGAGTGCCGCCTCCACCTCGTCGAGCACCGCGTCCTGGAGCAGGAGATCCTCGATCGAGTAGCCGCACAGGCCCAGTTCCGGGAAGACCGCGACGGCTACGCCCTCGGCGGCGCACCAGCGGGCCTGCCGCAGGACGGCCTCCGCGTTGGCGGTGGGCTCGGCGATGCGCGTACGGCCGGTGCAGGCGGCGACCCGGACGAACCCGTGCTGGTAGATGGACCGGAAGTTCACCGCACCATCATCGCCGAACCGGTTCCCCGGCAGCGAGTCAGCCGGCGGTGGACCCGGGCCGGTCGCGCCGACGCCCCCGCCGATCGCCACGCCGTGACGCCGGGCGGTGGTCCGTGGCCCGCGAGCCGCCGGAGCCGGAACCGCCACCGGTACGGGCCTCGGCCTCCCGGGTGAGCATCGTCGCCCGCGTGCTGAGCTCGTCCACCCGCTCGCGCAGCCGCCGCACGGTGGAGTCGGCCTCACCGGCGGCCGAGAGCTCGACGAGCAGCCGGGTGTAGTCGCCGACCAGCCGCGCGTACCCTCGGCCCGTGCTGCGGGCGGAGAGCTGGCCGTACCGCTTGTCGAGGTCGACGATCTGCTGCGCCAAGCCGGCCGCCGCGGCGCTGAGCGCGCTGCGCTCGTCGGCCTGCTCGTCGCGTCGGCGTCGCCGGTCGGCCGCCAGCCGTGCGGCCCGCCGCCCGGCGAACCAGAGTGACGCGGCACCGGCGACCACGCCGCCGACCGCCGCGCCGGCCAGCAGATACCGGGGCAGTGACGGGCTGATCGTCCGAGCCCCGTCGGGAACGGTGCCGGCCCGCACCAGCAGGTCGTAGTTCACCACGACGACCTTGAGCGCCTCCAGCGGCTGGTCCACGAACGAGTCGACGCCCCGGCTGATGATCGTCTCCGCGACCATCGCCCGGCCGAAGTCCTTGCTGTCGCGTTGGGCGATGCGCGAACAGCCGTAGGTGTCCCAGTCGTCGCCGTCGCGGCTCATCGCCAACACCAGCGTGCCCTTCGCGGCCTGCCGCGTCCGGTCACAGGCGGCCCGCAGGTCGTCGCCGGCCGCCATCACCAGCACCACCAGCCGGCGGTTGCCGATGATCCGCTCGGCGGCCGGCTGGTCCAGGTCGACC from Micromonospora craniellae encodes the following:
- a CDS encoding cold-shock protein, whose amino-acid sequence is MVRFDEVKGYGFIAPEEGGEDVFVHANDLMDGKQAITPGTRVEFQIKEGERGLKGYDVRLVAAERRPVSAAPVTASDDYDEDATCDVLSVAALRAEVTEAFIQAAPDLTAGQIVRLRDQVIRIATRHGWTEG
- a CDS encoding NAD(+) synthase, encoding MNFRSIYQHGFVRVAACTGRTRIAEPTANAEAVLRQARWCAAEGVAVAVFPELGLCGYSIEDLLLQDAVLDEVEAALAHLVAESAELLPVLVVGAPLRHRGRIYNCAVLVHRGRVLGVAPKSYIPNYREFYEARQIGAGVDERGGTIRLGGVEAPFGVDLLFTAEDVPGLALYAEICEDLWVPVPPSAEAALAGATVLLNLSGSPITVGRAEDRRLLCRSASARCLAAYVYAAAGLGESTTDLSWDGQTMIYENGALLAETDRFPADERHAVADVDLDLLRQERLRMGTFDDNRRAHAERTGGFREVRFRLDPPTRDLGLRRRVERYPFVPSDAARLAQDCYEAYHIQVAGLHQRLAATGDPKVVIGVSGGLDSTHALIVAARAMDRAGRPRSDILGFTMPGFATSAHTRDNAHKLMRSLGITAAELDITATARLMLQELGHPFGAGEPVYDVTFENVQAGLRTDYLFRLANQRGGIVLGTGDLSELALGWCTYGVGDQMSHYNVNAGLPKTLIQHLIRWVIGSGQFDEEVGETLRAVLDTEISPELVPGAELQSTESTIGPYALQDFTLFHVLRYGFRPSKIAFLAWHAWHDPAAGSWPPHFPEHKRVAYDLPEIRRWLEVFCRRFFGFAQFKRSAMPNGPKVVAGGSLSPRGDWRAPSDASARAWLRDLDRWDAH